A segment of the Amycolatopsis thermophila genome:
CACCGAGTCCCAGGTCCAGTTGCTCCACTCGCCGCTGAAGATGCCCTCGATGCGCGGGATCACGACGTCGGCGGGCGGCGGGTTGCCCTGCGGGTCGTGCCACACGAACAGCTGCTTGTTCTCCTCGAGCGTGATCCACGACCGGGTGCGGGCGCGCAGCGGAACCCGCTTGGCGTAGGGGATCGAGACGCACTTGCCGTTGCCGCCCCAGCGCCAGTCGTGGAACGGGCAGGCCACCTCGTTGCCCTTGACGCTGCCCTGGCTCAGGTCGCCGCCCATGTGGCGGCAGTAGGCGTCCAGGACGTTGAGCGTGCCGTCCTCGCCGGCGAACACCACCAGCTTGGTGCCGAACGCGTTGACGGCGTGCGGTTTCCCGTCCCGGAACGTCTCGGCCAGGCCCAGGCAGTGCCAGCCGCGCGCGAACCGCGCCGGCGGCGCACCCGCGTCGATCGTGCGGACTTCAGTCATCATCGACCTCCAGTGCGATTCTGGGTGGCCAGGTGGCGTGAGGCAAGGAACCCGAAGACCATCGCGGGTCCGATCGTGGCCCCCGGCCCGGCGTAGGTGTGGCCCATGACCGCGGCGCTGGTGTTGCCGGCCGCGTACAACCCGGGGATCACCGACCCGTCCTCGCGCAGCACGCGCGCGTGGGTGTCGGTGCGCAGCCCGCCCTTCGTGCCCAGGTCACCGGGCACGATCCGGACCGCGTAGAACGGGGCCTTGTCGAGCGGGCCGAGGCTGGGGTTGGGTTTCTGGCGCGGGTCGCCGTAGTAGTGGTCGTAGGCGCTCTGGCCGCGACGGAAGTCCTCGTCGACACCGCGGCGGGCGAAGCCGTTGAAGCGCTCGACGGTCGCCTCCAGGGCCGCCGCCGGCACCTCGATGCGCGCGGCGAGTTCGCCCAGTGTGGGCGCCTTGGTCACGATGCCCGCCTTGAACCAGCGGCCGGGCAGCTTCTGCCGCGGGCCCACGCCGGTGAACATGTACCGGTCGCGGTAGCGCTGGTCGAAGATCAGCCAGGTCGGGATGTTCTCGGCCGGCCCGTCGCCCGGCCCGTACATCGCGTGCACGGCCTCGACGTAGGGCGCCGACTCGTTGACGAACCGCTCGCCGCGCGCGTTGACCAGGATGCAGCCGGGCCGGGACCGCTCGGCGAGGGCGAACCACGGGCCGCCGGTGAGCGGGATCGTCGGGCCCCACCACGCGTCGTCCATCAGCGCGACGGACGCGCCGAGCTTGAGCCCGGCCGTGATCGCGTCGCCGGTGTTGGCCTTCGCGCCGACCGTCCACTCGGTGCCGATGGGGCTGCGCTGGTATTTCGCGCGCATCTCCTCGTTGTGCTCGAAGCCGCCCGCGGCGAGCACGACCCCCAGGCGTGCCCGCACGGTCTCGGCGCGGCCGTCGCGCCGGACGACCACGCCGGTGACCCGGTCGTCCTCGGTCACGAGGTCGAGCAGGGGGGTGTCCAGCCACATCGGCACACCCGCGCGGAGCAGGCCCGCTCGGAGCCCCGCCGCGAGCGCCTGGCCCATCGACAGCAGCCGCTGCCCGCGGGCCAGCCCGGCCAGCCACCGGGCGCCGATCCGCAGCACGCGCAGCGCCCCCTTCGGGTGCCGGGCGAGCAGGCTCAGCCAGCGGTAGTCCGCCTGGGTGATCGGCACGCCCAGGGGCGCCCCGCTGTAGGGCGGTTCGAGGTTGGCCAGTTCGGCGCCGAGCAGTGTGCCGTCGAACGGCTTCGGCTCGACCGACCGGCCGCCGGGCCGCCCGCCCGGCGCCTCGGGGTGGTAGTCGGAGTAGCCGCGCACCCACTGAAGGC
Coding sequences within it:
- the kstD gene encoding 3-oxosteroid 1-dehydrogenase, which produces MTDEFDVVVAGSGAAGMTAALAAADAGLSVVVIEKASKFGGSTARSGGGVWIPDNEALRAAGVADTPDQARAYLEAIVGDVVPAELRQAFLDHGPEVVSFVHRKTPLRLQWVRGYSDYHPEAPGGRPGGRSVEPKPFDGTLLGAELANLEPPYSGAPLGVPITQADYRWLSLLARHPKGALRVLRIGARWLAGLARGQRLLSMGQALAAGLRAGLLRAGVPMWLDTPLLDLVTEDDRVTGVVVRRDGRAETVRARLGVVLAAGGFEHNEEMRAKYQRSPIGTEWTVGAKANTGDAITAGLKLGASVALMDDAWWGPTIPLTGGPWFALAERSRPGCILVNARGERFVNESAPYVEAVHAMYGPGDGPAENIPTWLIFDQRYRDRYMFTGVGPRQKLPGRWFKAGIVTKAPTLGELAARIEVPAAALEATVERFNGFARRGVDEDFRRGQSAYDHYYGDPRQKPNPSLGPLDKAPFYAVRIVPGDLGTKGGLRTDTHARVLREDGSVIPGLYAAGNTSAAVMGHTYAGPGATIGPAMVFGFLASRHLATQNRTGGR